In one Plutella xylostella chromosome 20, ilPluXylo3.1, whole genome shotgun sequence genomic region, the following are encoded:
- the LOC105381580 gene encoding pancreatic lipase-related protein 2 — MLLLVLLIATCSAASFKDLGKGIQKEVVAVATPVEETLVGIGSSQCSNVKKLVGVSYEQVDGEDEPDLNQLTLEYRDKSVRVIYNITTAARKIVESRDYNPRDKLLIFIHGFTDSPDNAGFGNISDSLLRGGECNVLALDGSSLIKWLYLRSTTYVRFMGERLGEVLASMVHHGVDPASIHIIGHSLGAHISGFTGKQFTNLTGARVGRISGLDPAGPCFSHVDDDVRLNSTDADFVDVIHTDAGVYGITDSVGQVDYFPNSGSQQPNCLLQSCSHSRAWLYYAESIVRPEAFPAVRCEDWEAFRRGRCEKEVSYMGYPSTPGTRGRYFLQTADEPPYGTGRNGTRYHNNEGIVNNLGGQASNLTKSVEKGAKGFGNQVKNLFG; from the exons ATGTTGCTGCTGGTGCTGCTGATCGCCACGTGCTCGGCGGCGTCGTTCAAGGACCTCGGGAAGGGCATCCAGAAGGAGGTGGTGGCGGTGGCCACGCCCGTCGAGGAGACCCTCGTGGGCATCGGCTCTAGCCAGT GTTCCAACGTGAAGAAGCTAGTGGGGGTGTCGTACGAGCAGGTAGACGGCGAGGACGAGCCCGACCTGAACCAGCTCACCCTCGAGTACCGGGACAA GTCAGTGCGCGTGATCTACAACATCACCACGGCGGCGCGCAAGATCGTGGAGTCCCGCGACTACAACCCCCGCGACAAGCTGCTCATCTTCATCCACGGCTTCACCGACAGCCCCGACAACGCCGGGTTTGGGAACATCAGCGACTCCTTGCTGAGAGGAG GAGAGTGCAACGTGCTAGCTCTGGACGGCAGCTCGCTCATCAAGTGGCTGTACCTGCGCTCCACCACCTACGTGCGCTTCATGGGCGAGCGCCTGGGCGAGGTGCTGGCCTCCATGGTGCATC ATGGCGTGGACCCCGCCTCCATCCACATCATCGGACACAGCCTCGGCGCCCACATCTCCGGGTTCACTGGCAAGCAGTTCACCAACCTGACCGGCGCCCGGGTGGGCCGGATATCCGGGCTCGACCCGGCCGGGCCCTGCTTCAGCCATGTCGACGATGATGTGAGGCTGAATTCTACGGATGCTGACTTTGTTGATGTTATTCACACTGATGCGGGGGTTTACGGGATTACTGATAGTGTTG GCCAAGTGGACTACTTCCCCAACAGCGGGTCCCAGCAGCCCAACTGCTTACTACAGTCGTGCAGCCACAGCCGCGCCTGGCTGTACTACGCGGAGAGCATCGTGCGACCTGAAGCTTTCCCGGCTGTGAGGTGTGAGGATTGGGAGGCGTTCAGACGCGGGCGATGTGAGAAAGAAGTCAG CTACATGGGCTACCCCTCAACCCCCGGCACCAGGGGGCGCTACTTCCTACAAACAGCTGATGAACCTCCATACGGGACCGGCCGGAATGGAACCCGCTACCACAACAACGAGGGCATCGTCAACAACCTGGGAGGACAGGCCAGCAACTTGACCAAGAGCGTGGAGAAGGGGGCTAAGGGGTTCGGTAATCAGGTCAAGAATCTGTTTGGGTAG